The Halomonas qaidamensis genome includes the window CGAGCCAAATACGTGAGCGCCTATTCCGTTCTCTCGGCTCTACTGATGACTATTTGAGCACGGGGGCTTACCATGATTTACCACCAGAAGTTGTTAAAAGCGTTGATAAATTTTGTAAAGGTATTGACTACCATTGCCTATTAGAAGAGCAGCAGTTACTGGATCAGTATAAGCAAGCGTGGGCACAAGCCCCCTACCCGCCAATTTTTGTAACCGTTAATGCGGTTGTTGTCCAATCGGGCCATATTCTGCTGGTGAAGCGAACGGCTGCGCCAGGAAAAGGGCTTTTTGCATTACCGGGTGGCTTCATAAATCCCCATGAGCGTTTATTAGATGCTTGTCTGAGAGAGCTTCGCGAACGTTTAAGGCTGAAAGTACCCGAACCAGTTTTGAAAGGCTCGCTGCGCGGACAACGATTGTTTGATGAGCCTCATCGAAGTTGGCGAGGAAGAACACTAGCGGAAGCTTTCTATTTTGCCCTTAGACCTGACCAGCAGTTGCCCCGCTTAAAACCAGTCAAAGGTGGTGACCATGCTCGCTGGGTTGCTCTCGCAGACTTGGAACCTGAAAGTTTGTTTGAAGATCACTTTTTTATTATTCAAAACTTCCTCGGTTTGCCGGCAGATTTAAGTACATTTTAGTATCCTGGCGCTTTCTCACATCAATTTTCTAGCTATTATTCTGCAGGCTATGCCTGCAGAAAATCGCGGGGCAGCTTCATCATTTGACGCCAAAGACGCTCAACGCCAGGCTTATGGACTAACGAACAGCGGTAAAGTCTTATTTCTAGAGGAATATCCCAATTTTCATCGCCAGCTCTTACTAATTTGCCGGTTTTGAGCTCTTCACGGATACAAAAATCAGGAATCCAAGCGATCCCCACTCCTTGCAGCACCATACCTTTCAAACCTTCTGCCATGGCTGTTTCATAAACCGTACGAAGCTTGAGTCGCAATGGATCGTTTTTGAGCAGCATGCGTACGCTTCGCCCCAGAAATGCCCCCTGCG containing:
- a CDS encoding bifunctional nicotinamide-nucleotide adenylyltransferase/Nudix hydroxylase translates to MNSDAVTPATAYDFDCLVFIGRFQPPHLGHLAIIREALKQARQVIVLVGSAWQARSLRNPWKFDERQAMIRSGFDDLDNQRLEITPLLDALYNDDVWVRDVQRKVRDLASPANARLPRIGLIGASRGQSSYYLSLFPQWESVSVPLVEGISASQIRERLFRSLGSTDDYLSTGAYHDLPPEVVKSVDKFCKGIDYHCLLEEQQLLDQYKQAWAQAPYPPIFVTVNAVVVQSGHILLVKRTAAPGKGLFALPGGFINPHERLLDACLRELRERLRLKVPEPVLKGSLRGQRLFDEPHRSWRGRTLAEAFYFALRPDQQLPRLKPVKGGDHARWVALADLEPESLFEDHFFIIQNFLGLPADLSTF